The nucleotide sequence GCCGGGTCCCTAGCTCGCGCTCAGGACAATCCCACGGGCGACCCCGTCGTCCAGAAGATCTACGACGAAGGAATGCATCGGTCGCAAGCGTCCCGCCTCGCGCAGGTGCTGATGGATTCGATCGGGCCGAGGCTGACGGGGTCCTCGGCGAACCGCGCGGCGAACGAATGGCTGTTGCGCACCTACAAGGCGTGGGGGATCGACGCCAAGAACGAACAGTACGGCACGTGGCGCGATTGGACGCGCGGACCGAGCGGCCTCGAGCTCGTCGCGCCGCGCGTGCGCGTGCTCGAGGCGACGATGCACGCCTGGAGCGCGGCGACGCCGGCGGGCGGCGTCACGGCGGACGTCGTCATCATTCCGACCGCGGCGGAAATCGGCGACAGCATCGGTTTCGTCCGATGGCTCGCCGGCGTGAGAGGAAAGCTCGTTCTCGCGAGCATGCCCCAGCCGACTTGCCGTCCCGACTCCGACATTCATTTCTGGGCCGACTCGGCCGTCTATCATCACGCGGTCGCGCTGCGCGACAGCGCGCAACAGAACTGGAACGCTCGTCTCACCGCGGCGCGCGTCAACGGGCGTATGCTCGGCCCGGAGCTCGAGCGCGCGGGCGCCGCCGGAATTCTGTCGAACAGCTGGTCGCGCGGCTGGGGCGTGGACAAGATCCAGTCGGCGCGCGCCACGCTCGTCCCGTCGTTCGACGTCTCCTGCGAGGATTACACGCTTCTCGCTCGGCTCGCGTCCAACGGACAGCATCCGCGGGTGCGCGCGGTCGCCGAGGCCACGCTGGCGCCCAACGAAGCGCCGGTGTTCAACACGGTTGCCAGGATCAACGGATCGGAAAAGCCGAACGAGTATGTGATGCTGTCGGCGCACCTCGACTCGTGGGACGCGGGGAGCGGCGCGACGGACAACGGCACCGGCACGATCACGATGCTCGAGGCGATGCGCATCCTGAGGACGGCGTATCCGAATCCAAAGCGGACGATCCTGGTCGGCCACTGGAGTGGGGAAGAGGAGGGCGACATCGGGTCGTCGGCGTTCGCGGCCGATCATCCGGAGATCCTCAAGGGACTCCAGGCGCTGTTCAACCAGGACAACGGAACCGGCGAGATCGACTCGGTGCAGACGAACGGATTCATCGACGCCGCGCCGTCGCTGGCGCGCTGGATGTCGCGCATGCCGGCGGATCTCACGAAGAACGTGGCGCTGATGCTGCCCGGCATCGCCCACGATGAGAGCACCGACAGCGACGCGTTCGATTGCCGCGACGCGCCGGCGTT is from Gemmatimonadaceae bacterium and encodes:
- a CDS encoding M20/M25/M40 family metallo-hydrolase produces the protein MRFHSSLAFIALLVAGSLARAQDNPTGDPVVQKIYDEGMHRSQASRLAQVLMDSIGPRLTGSSANRAANEWLLRTYKAWGIDAKNEQYGTWRDWTRGPSGLELVAPRVRVLEATMHAWSAATPAGGVTADVVIIPTAAEIGDSIGFVRWLAGVRGKLVLASMPQPTCRPDSDIHFWADSAVYHHAVALRDSAQQNWNARLTAARVNGRMLGPELERAGAAGILSNSWSRGWGVDKIQSARATLVPSFDVSCEDYTLLARLASNGQHPRVRAVAEATLAPNEAPVFNTVARINGSEKPNEYVMLSAHLDSWDAGSGATDNGTGTITMLEAMRILRTAYPNPKRTILVGHWSGEEEGDIGSSAFAADHPEILKGLQALFNQDNGTGEIDSVQTNGFIDAAPSLARWMSRMPADLTKNVALMLPGIAHDESTDSDAFDCRDAPAFFLSSSDWSYTDYTWHTNRDTYDKVNFDEVKRNATLVAMFAYQAAEDPNFVSRARRVPPTSSRTGQPMQVPQCDRAPRSWKDAQRP